From the genome of Tripterygium wilfordii isolate XIE 37 chromosome 6, ASM1340144v1, whole genome shotgun sequence:
GCCGAAGAGTATCAGATTAACGCCCTATTTGGCGGAGAGGGTCGTCTCGAACCCTTGTTTGGCAAAAAAAACATGAGATGTTTGGGAGGCGTTCATGAAACCTTCTGAACCCCTCCCAACAGTCCTTTTATGAACCCACCAAAACAATGGGTCTGAAGGTGTTCATTCATTAAACACTTGCAAAATAACAATATAGTCCCCGATTTTAATAGAACGCTTGGTCCATCACTTATATTAAGGGTATACACCCCTACTAAACAAGTGTTCCCAGTCTCCAACCCAACTCTTCCCAAGCCCTCCCAACCGCCCTCTGAACCTCTCCGCCAAACGGGCCTAAATGTCCATCAAGAATTTTTAGTTTCTTACTTTTACATACAACCATTTCAAGAACAAAATCTTATATCCATCAAAAGGAGAAATATCTTAAAACCAAACACGAATTGATTAGAAGTAAGATATAATGAGCCAACAAGAGTATATTACACTGTCAAATTACCATAAAAACCAGCAGTTATGAAAATTATTGTAATCATGGTGCAATCTTGATGCAGCGTGTGTGACAGAGGTTAGGGTTTTTGCCGTCAAATGGGAACAATGTGAGTTTGTAAGACGCAGTAGAAGATGGAAGTAAAAAGACAACTCTTACTAGATATTTTATTCAGCTGCCAATATATTCGCCCTCTTACTAGATCAAAGATGCCTTTTTATAGACTACAAAGGTATTGAAAAAGACAATCATGAAGGAAATCACTAAAGAAGTCATCTAGCATGAGCTTCAGGAATATGTTTAGAACATAGTCTTACACACTTACACACTATGGTCAAACATCAAATCTGTCTACAACAAATCCCTTGATGTTTTATAAATTTACTGCTACCATTGGATTCCCTTCGGACAACAATTGTATTTAAAAGATGCTTTctgaaaaaacaaacaagagtGTTTACCTTGAATAAAATTTGCCTCAAATATCAGACAACATATCCTGAACTATGCAATAAGGAGAAATATCTAAAATACAAAATAGCTACTTAGCTTCTCAGTAATCAAGCTCCATGAAATCAAGAAGGCAGTAACTAACAAGGGCGTATCATTTATATCCCTTTTACAAGGATAACCAAGACAAGAAGGATGCGTTGTTCGAGCAgagtaaaaatataaataaaaacaaaaaaaatgacacttgtaTTGTAGCTTCTTTCATATCTCCAAATTGATGAGTCTCATTGCCCAATTATATTCTTTTGTATAAATTTATTCATAGAAAATGGCATCAAACAAAGAATGCTCCAACTCTAAACTAATTACTTGCATTCCACAACACAACCCCAGTCCTCTTATGATTCAAGTTTATCAACGAACAGTCCATCATACTCTACAATCTCAATTTACGATTTTATTCATTCTGTTCCTTATTAGATGACTAGATTAGCTCAATTGTTAGAAACCTTTGTGTTGTTAAGTTCAATCCCAATTGGTCAATCCTCTTATCATTGATATCATAGCTACGCTATTCAGCACTGGCCCAGTAAAAGCAGAACAAAATATGATGGGCATGCTCATGCTGAATTAAAACATTAATCTATAAAGGCGGCAAGGCGTACATCAAGAGATTCACACCACAAAAAGGGAACTAGATTCATCCATAAACAAAACCACGTCATGCATAAACACCAAAATCaacatgaaggctcaaatgatCCTACTGCGCCAATTTTTACACACAGGTTTTGACAAAACCCCATGTGATTGAACTCCAAATAGAGCAAGCTTCCTACCCgccaacaacaataataacacACTCATTCACAACCATCattaaaacaaacaataaaaatcaCAAAATCGAATTAGTGGTCAACACATGGTAACATAAAAGCATTCAAACAACCAATCTTGAAATAAAACCCAACATTATTAGATCATTTAAAATCAATCATAATCTGAAATTAAGTTGTTTTATCAAACCACACACAATCGAGTATATACCAGGAGTCAATAAGCTATCACCACTAGCTACTAACCCAATGATCCAGACAATCCGGCCTTACCACCTGACCCACCAGACGCAGCTGTTCCATACCCATAGCCTTCGTAACCTTCTCTCCTCAACTTCTTACTGCTACTGCCAACGTCTTCCTCATCCTCGTACTCATCGTAAAGCTCCCTTCCACTCCCCTTCTTGACTCCGGCCACGGCCCCCATCATACGCCCAGTCTCAGTACCGGAATGGTAATTGTAGTGAGGGACCACGGGCCCGGCTTTCGTTCCTGCGACGTAATGTCTGGGCCCCACGTGCCCGCCTAAGATGCTACGGACCGGAAGCAGGAAATAGAACTCCTTATCGCCGATCTGGAGGAGGTCTTGGGAGTCGAGCTTGACGGGAGTGTTACCGGGAAGGTGGAGAACGCCCTCGACAAGGCAGCCATTCTTTCCGAGAACCTCAAGAGCAAATCGGCGGCGGGTAAAGTCATAGAAAATGCGGGCGTGGTGGCGGGAGATATTCATGCCGCCGCCAAGACTCGCGAGGTCGACGTCGACGGTGGATTTCTTCGAGTTGCGGCCTAGAATGATGGAGTATGTTTGCATGTAGTACTCGAAATCCTCGCCTTGCAGCTTCGCAAACCCGGCTTCAACGTCAACGCCGGTCGTCCCCATCGTCTGCGACTCTCTGATTCTCCAATCCAATTAGGGCTATTTGCATTTGGATTCAATTTGGGAGAGGGATTGAGAAGGAAAATGGAAGGTCCACTTTCCCAATTGCTAAGAAATAGTACTACAGTATGAAATAAGGGAAAATTTCGACCTAGGTACCGAATAAAAACTAATTGGAAATTGGATACCACTTTTTTATTCACAGTTGGCCTTTAAGGCCTGTTTGGCATCTGTGCTCGAagcaattttttgttttgaaaaataaacGGCCATATTTGAGCGTCTTCGGGTTTTTTCTTATTAACCACAGCCGCTCCCAAACCCTTCGTAGCAGTTTCGCCGCCATTAACGTCGCCGTCTATACTGAAAAATCTTCATCTTCTCGAATCTCCTCTCAGGTTATGcgactctttttttctttttccctgatTCTCGTTATGAAATCTATTCATTTTCTTAACCCCCAAAATTTGGATGTTGATTGGTGACCTGTTTTCTTTTCGATTGAAGTTCAAATCCTTcctttttttgtgggtttttctTGGATATGTTTCAGATCTCTGAATTTCGGGTCTGTTGAGTTATGTTTGTTGTGGTAGACCAAATTCCTTGAGTTTTTTTGCTGACTACCCAACACTACAAAACCCTAAAGTACATTCGCAAACTTgttgttttcaatatatttaaaaacTTTTTTATTTGCTACTTTGTTTTTCACTACCATATTTTATGAACTGCCAGGTGATGATTACTACATTGCGCAAGGGCTTTGAGTTCCATATAATGGGATAATGAGATAATCTATTTGATATATCCCATCTGATGGCAGCTTTTGATTAGCATTTGGTTGTTCTCTCTCAAATTCTCCCATGGCCATGAATATAACTTGAGTCAGCATCAATTCGATTGTCAATATGGAACAGTTAAAGATTGTGTTTTCAAATACATTGAAGCAAGAAATTTCCTTTTGATAGCATGAGTTGCATTATTTTTTGGGTGACATCAGTTAGCATTCATGGGTTAAAAATACTTCATAATTTGTGAACCCATTAGTTAGTTGTGAGCTCAATGTACTTTATTACCAGCATCGAACTTGGAGCAACCTGTTTTTTTAAAGTTGACGTGGCAATAGTCGTTGTAGACATGAGAATTGTTCAGATCTTAAGCGCCAACTCAGGTGGCTTGGAGTTATGATACTAATGATCCGGTTTTCATTACAAAGTCTCTGCTTATTTGAGAATCGCGACATGTTTGATTGTACCCTCTTTGTATGAGGTGCctatttgaaaatatttttgaaatactGCCAGGCGTAGGAGTACTTACTCTTCGTGAATGCAATGAAGCATGTTCTGAAAATTTTAACACTGCTGGTTGCCATTTCTGCATTTTGGATTGGCCTCTTGGAGACATCTCTAATTCCCCGTAGTAATGCCTGGCTGGTGAGTTTTCTTATAAATTTCTAACTTCATTTATTTATGTGGTTCTTTGGTCCCTTTAGTTTTGTAACATTGGTAATATTTGACATTCCTTTTTTAACATGTCGTGCCCAGCTACCCATCTATTTTGTTGTATCTCTAGGATGCTATGGTCTGCTAATGGTGGGAATTGGTCTGACACGATTTCCAACTTGTCCTCATGAAGCATTGCTACTGCAGCAGGTATTATACACCCATGGCAATCAATCAAAGTTCAGTACGTCGGTTCATAGTTTTTCCTTTTAGAGAAAGATTTAACTTCTCTCCTGATTGATGTTGGGTCTAACCCTAATCTTTTTGTGTTCGTTGTAGGACATTGTTGAAGCCAAGGACTTTCTGATGCAAAAGGGGGTTGATGTCGCTTCTACTTGATTAAGTTTTCAGGGTCCTCTTGAATTGGACGTTAGCTAAGGATTTGATTTGAAACTCCTGTAAGTTTGTTCTAACTGCCAGTTGAAAAGCCTTTGTACCTGACTGAAATATTCTAAAAACGAAAGGCTATGTGATGGCTGCCATTACTATTcctccatcttcgctctttttCTCTGGCACTACGATCTTAGCGATGTTATTTTGAGCGCGAACTGATGcgcttgttttgaaaactgaCAAGGCAGGTTGAATGATGTGCAATATGGGACCTGTAAAAGTCTGTAACGATGAACCTGTCTGAAACTGTGTTTGGAGGAGCCCAAGTAAAACTAGTTTCTCACTGTATGATCCATCCTGAGTAGGAATAGACCTTCTGATTCCAGTTTCAGCCCTCTTAAATCTAAACCTAAACTGACTGTTTACGGGGGTGTTAGTGGAGGTTTAAAGTGGGCCGGGCTGGCTCATCTCATCACAGTTTGCCGGGCCTGCCCGTGAACCTCCAATCATGGCCCGGCACGTTACCACTAATGCCATAACTtcatttgtgaattgtgatggcCGTTTCTCTACATGTAAAAAaaactttgaaattttttaaaattgggaCGGCCAGGTGGGGTTGGCCCCGGTCCTGGTGGGCCTAGAATCCCAGCCCGTTAAGAGGTGCTGGGTTGGGTCTAGCATGGCATATTGATTATTGACCATGGTCAATGGTACGTGGTGGCCCGACCCCAAACAGCTTGGGCCATTGTGGGCTGACGGGCTGGAGGCCCGTTACAAACCTCTAATATTAGAGGAGTTAATCAATGCAATGGACGGCCCCAGATCAAAAATCTAAAAAGCCTTTTCCCAAAATGGCACGTGTATGGTTCATGATCGGCAATTAAGGAAAAGACACGTCGACACATGACAtgcttccttctctctctcattaTCAGAAAAACTTCCAGCTCACAAACACTCGGACCCTTCTACTCATTTCATGGCCATCTCCTCCTCATTACCGTCtccattttctctcatttttccttttcttttcaaaattttctgagAATACTTAGAAGCTCACGGACACTGATATCCATAACCATTTCATTTGAACTGTAAATGCGAGACTCTGTAGATCCGCCATTCTAATTATACACACGCCGACAAACACGTTGGCGAGCTGAGCAGAACAATGGGGGCTCTCATAGAGTCGTGGTGTTTCTGCAAGGGAGTAGGCAAGTCTGAGAGAATGAAGGCCGCCATTTTCACCGGCAAAAGCCCGGCTATGGCGAGTATATGTAGCCCCAGGAGCGACTCCTGTGGTACTGGATTTTTAATTCATCGGAATCTGCTTCTGACTACTCACGTCAACATTCCCTCTGTTGCCGCTGCTGAAAGTTCGGAGATCCGGCTGCAAAATGGCGTTGCTGCGACCCTAGTTCCTCACAGGTTCTTCATTTAATTCTTTTACTTTGGTTTAGGTTTTCTCTTGGGGAAAAATGGAAAGGGAGAGTATGGGAGCTGCAAAGAGAGGGAATTTCATTTGTAGATACTCAATTTTTGTTAATAATCGTTCATAAGTTTGGCTGCGAagaaaattgtgaggagaagtTTAGTGAGCGTTGGTAGAAATAGTGCATAAGCATTGGGATTGAGGGGAAGAGTTGTGTAAGCTGTGAGGGGCAACTCCTTCGAtgcatcaaagaaaaaatgttGATTGAATGGAAGCAAATGATGTTTGTAGGTGTTCTTTGAACTGGACAAAATACGCAAGTTTATTCTCGtgattttcttttgcttctacAAGAATCAATTTGGAGTTTTCTGGATTTCGTCGTGGAATTATTCTTCCAAATCATCCTTGTTTTGGACAGTTGACTGTCACATATGAGTCCAGGATTTTTTCTTGCACTGTGCCATGTATATCTGGCTTAAGGAGTAGTGAGATTTCTGCGTATATCTCATATTGCATCGCAATTTACTGCCTTTTTGTTTAAGCCCCAGGTTATCTGTTGGATTTTCATAGTGCCCCGCTTTGTATAACCCCTTTTATGAGGTCTTTTTATTCATGAACGTTAGCCTTATGGAAGAAAGAGTGATAAGTTTTCATGCTGCAAGTTTTTTCTCATATTTCTGCACTTTAATCACAGCCACTGAATTTTCTCATGTCTTGTTATCGTGTTGCAGATTTTTCATCACTAGCTCTGTTCTAGATCTCACAATAGTGGGTTTAGATTCTGTGGATGGAGAATCAAATGCCCACTGTCAGCAGCCTCACTCATTGAAGATCTGTTCCAAACCAAATATGGATCTGGGCAGCATCATTTACCTTTTAGGTTATACAGTGAAGAGAGAACTAATAGTTGGTGAAGGAAAGGTAGTGATAGCCACAGACAATCTTATAAAACTGTCAACTGATGGAATTATATGGAGTCCTGGGTCTGCCGGTTTTGATGTACATGGTAATCTTGCATTTATGATCTGTGATCCAATGAAACTAGCTACATCTCCAAACACCAAATCTTCttcaacttcatcatcatcctcattgTCAATGAAGAAGGAATCTCCGATGCAATTTGGTATCCCAATTCCCATTATCTGTGATTGGTTAAACCAGCACTGGGAAGGCAGCCTTGATGAACTTTCCAAGCCTAAGTTAGCGCTCATTAGACTTATGTCTACGGGCCAGAGGAGTGACCATTCATGTGCTTCCTTCACACTTCGCCAGGTTTTCAAGCAAACTGCCAACAATGATGGGATCCCATCttcatcaaataaaattttgacaGCTAGGAATGAGCTAGGACCAAGTTCTTCTGCTGCAGCGAACAACATTGGAGAAGCAGCCAATGATCCTCATGTTTCCCATGAACAGGGAATCCCTACTCCAGAAATATATGAATCGCCAAAATTAACTGCAGTGCCTGTACGGAAGAAAGAGAACGTGAATAGCCAGCTTTTGGATATCAATTTCCCTCCAAAGGTTTTGAAAGCTACGGTCTTATCCCGATCGGTGAAACAGCTGCCATCGGTTTCTGGTGAGAACTGTGTGGGGGAATTGCCTCTGGAGAGACCATTCCAAGAAGAAGACCAAATCAATGATGGTGAACTGACTGGTCCTGCTGCTGATGCCGAGATAGCCTCTACAAGGTCTGTAAATGGGGCCCAAAGTGAGGTCCATTCTAGTTGCTCCCCAATCAAACTTTCAGAAATGCATAATGGGTACAGCAGCGAGGGAGAGACTACTATGTACTCTGCAGAAACTGCAGAGAGCCGAAACTATGCGAGTCCCAGAGAGGAAAAGTCTAAGCAAGTTGGAAGGAGCCAGAGTTGTGTGAGTTACAATAGATGGGAAGTTGTGCACAGGAACCCAATGGCTCGCAGGGATATGCTTGAACAGCAGAGGAGCTTCATCCATGGCAGGAAGATGTATTCACAAGGGGCAACTTCACAGAGAAGTAACGACTACTACAGCCCAACTGTCTCCTCTATCATGAAAAAGCGGAACAACTCAGAGCAGCCAACCAGACCCCAGCTCCCAACCAGAACTCGACAGCAAAGTGCGGTTCATTCGTCTCCTAGATGGATGTTTTGATTGATTCTTGACAAGTTTGATACCCAGAAGTGAAGATCAACAGCGAAGATAAATAGTTTGCTTATAAGGTTTGAACTCAGTGTCCATTTACATTATCCATACTGTAACTAAGATGTTACCATGTTCAGACTAATATGAGATGAATAAGAAAAAGTTAATCAGGTTGTAGTAGATCAGATTATTGatctttaaaattttcaaatcaaaacatgTCTAAAGTGTCTATGATATTATTTGTCTTGTAGCTTACTTTTGGTCCAACATTGTTTACCATGAAATCAATTGTTTTAGGAAAAAGCTAACATCCCAAAGCACCATTTGATGGTATTGGTTATGTTATTGAATTTTGTTACGCATCAACCTGGGCTCTGTTGCATAGCTCTTCCCATCCAAACTAAATACGGGGTGACAATTGGTGCATGGATTTCATGTTATTTCTTCTAATTTTATCGTCTTCCACTCCTCTCCCATCAACCGAACGCATACTGATGCAGAAGAAACAGTGTATTGGCTTTTAACTTTATAAGACACATTTCTGGTATTCTATCACACACGCATTGTAtttcaagagagagaaagacgtgACAGGGATGTTGAAAGTCACATGCAATCTTCCCAATCAATTTCAATCTCCATCCCTATGCGGATTCCTAGGCCAGGGCCAGTGCAAGATGAAAAGTGTATGGAACGTGGTCCTTCAAAGTTCACCAGCCACCAGAACTCGCGCCCAGTCAGTCACGTCCAAAGCCAGGGAGGATCAGCTAGTGTGCAATTCTGGAAGATTGGCTGATCAGGTTCATTGGGGAAGCTTAGAGGCAGATGGATGTTCATATAAGGAGAAATTCATAGTGCGGTGCTATGAGCTTGGGATTAACAGGACTGCCACTGTGAAGGGCATTGCAAATCTCTTGCAAGTATGTATTCATAGTTATTTCTGTCCCTACTTGACTTGGTGATGAATATGTTGTATACAGGTTGTCGTTTAACTTCAATTTTGTACTGAAATGAGCAgattttgaggattttgcagTATCTAGACAAAGTTTCTTATTATATACGCCTTGAAGACTTTCGATCTCTGGATATTGTTAACTTAAATATGATCTGTATCACAACTCAATTCAACAGCTCCATTTCCGTCTCTCGTTGTTGCTTATCTTTTTATATGTCAGAAATGTTACAAAAACTATTATGCTTTTTTGTGTCTCCGTGACCACTTGTTGCTTACTTAATATTTTTTCCGATCACAACTAAATGAGATCTTCTACCTTTTCTGACGCTTTATGCATTAGTTGTTTTCTTTATCCGGATAGCTTTCACTGGTTTTGCTTCCGCAGATGGTTAATAATTTCTTGGTGCTCAGTAAGTATTGTAGTGTTGGATGATGAAATTCCGTTTTGAACTTGATACTTCAAATCTTTATTGTGTGATCTAATGGGGGAATTAAAACTGTAGGAGGTTGGATGTAATCATATCAAAAGTCTTGGGTTCTCAACGGATGGATTTGCAACAACCTCCTCCATGAGAAAGTTGCATCTCATTTGGGTGATCACTCACATGAACATTGAAATCTACAAATATCCAGCTTGGTGagttctcattttctttatctcgaAGCAACTGCTTTCGAATGCATAGTTTCGCTAAAAATACTTCAAATGTGGCTCTGGTACAGGAGTGATGTTGTTGAAATAGAAACACGGTACCAGGGTGAAGGAAGAATTGGAACCAGACGTGACTATATCCTGAAGGACTATTCCACTGCTGAAATTATTGGAAGAGTTACAAGGTGCATTTTTTATCTTTCCATACTTCTTTATCTGTGTAAACTGAAAGAATTATGGAAGATAAAGAAGAGAGCATGCTCATTTCATACATCAAGATGCGTTGGACACTTGTCTAAATACAAGTAGACAGTTGGATTTTTGGCCATGGTACCTTTCAACTTTGGATGCCAACTGGAACTGCTCTTCAAATCCTCCATCATAATAACTATTAAACAGTATcattcatcaaaacaaaaaagggaTTGTTCTTCCCTTCTTCCACGTTAAAGACCTGCAAATTTAAGCATGTGATTGTTCTTTTTCTGAACGAAGGTGCATTGTAAGAGTTGACAATATGCTGTTTGATTTCAGCAAGTGAGTGATGATGAACCAAGATACTAGGCGACTCCAGAAAGTTAGCGATGAGGTCCAGGAGGAGCATCTGGTTTTCTGTCCACGAGAACCCAGGTCGtaccttttcttctctctaagGCCTAGCTTGTGCCATTCCTAATTTTACAAAATTGATCCACCTTGTGAAATGTACTACCAGACTGCATTTAGAATTTGAACTAGGCATTTTTCTTATCAgatccatcatcatcatcatcaaagaatTCAACCAAAACAATTTGAGGTAGTTGCATGAATCCATAACTGAAATTTATTTGGAATAAACTACATGGATTTCTTTTCAGCATTCATTCCAATCTAAAGCTATGCTCTTCACTGATCTTATAGTGTCATATGAGTGGAAAATGGATTAGTGGAAAGATCCAAAGTTATAATATTTGGAAGGAAATCGTGCACAGTTCAAGAGAAAGAAACCGAGGCTGGACTGAGTGGAGAAAGAAACCTGCAAGATGAGGAAGTAACTTCAAGTATGCAGATAATATATACACTGATTTGATCTTTCTAAATGTATACTGGGGCATCATGATCAATGATTTACCCGTaggtgtgtatgtatgtattatgcTTATATAAACATAATAAGCAGATATATTGAATGAGCTTTGTGGGTGTTGGATGCATATATGCATTGATACTAAACTAAGGTTGTGCAATGTTTTTTGCTGACAATATCTTTAAACATAGGCTTTGCTCCATGTAAATTCTGAGTACTCAGAGCAACTCCAACCGGGTCGTTACCTGGAGTACTAAATGGGAATAACTGTCATTATACACTCATATCGGCATGTCCCCAAAAAAACCTCTCCAAAGTAGTAAATATTCTCGATAAGATATAAGGGTATTAATGTAAAGAGTCTAATTTGAGTTCTCTAATTGAATACTTTTATTCCTAACCAACTTGGGTAgttgatttattattttattttcgtaCATGTTTGGTGACTCACTATAGTTTAAAATTTTGATCATATAATCATCAATGAGAAGGGATGGCTCAATTGGTAATAGGCTCaacgatatttcaaaaaaaaagaaattggtcATAATCAAAGTTGTTTCccagaaaaatattttaaaaaaagaagccaaTCTGTGCCCTGTGATGAAAAAATTGAGAATctgacataaataaataaataaatatatgtatatatatatatatatatatatgaaaattctcaagtgagggatatctcattttatttaaaatgagggatccatctaacaccatttattatgtgtaagtgtggcCCCTATATGTGATGGGGCCCATGCATAAATGGTGTTAGATAGATCCCCACTTTAAAGAGAAagccatatatatattagaaattctcctatgtgaatcaAAAAGTGTTGACCAACTTTGTGAACCAAAATCCAATGTttgtaataaagcacaacataagtgggggccacaagTTTATTATGGGatccaccacatctatggttgaaataCAAGTCTataaacttggtccacacttttggtacacacataggagaatttatgtatatatatatatatatatatatatattaactgaCATCTCAAACAACCAACAACCACGTGTGGTGTGATAGCTTAAGATCCACTTGGCCAGTTGGCCGTCGATCGATCGCTCTGTCCATCCGCGACCACAACACGAAAACCGTCAGGCAGGAGAGCGTGGCATTCTCGTCATTTCATCGaagtctattggcattttttttcttccttccccTGCTCCTCGATCCCATCGACGGAACTAAAACTGAAGAAGACAACGAACCGCAGTGTATATCGTCTTAACATAAAACTCTCCGAGAGACCGATTTCTGGTATTTCATCAAACACGGCATCGTCTTTCCCTTGGAAGACGAGTGTTTGAGATGTTGAAGATCGCATTCAATGTATCTGACCAAATCCAATCCCTAGCCCAATGCGGCTTCCTGGGCCTGGGCCAGCCCAAGTCTATCCTCCACCCTTGCTCCCGTCGACGGAACGTGGCCGTTCACTGCGCCCCGGCCGCCATAACTCACATTCAGCCCCACGGATTCGTGTTGAAGTCTGGGGCGGTTCAGGTCGAGTCAGATTCGGGAACCTTGGCTGACCGGCTCCGGCTTGGAAGCTTGACGGAGGATGGATTGTCGTATAAGGAGAAATTCATTGTGAGGAGCTACGAGGTTGGGATTAACAAAACTGCCACTGTTGAGACCATTGCGAATCTCTTGCAGGTATGTTGTTACATCTACTTCACTTTACTACATGTCTCGTGTCTCGTGCATCTCTGTGATGCTTGATTTGGTGCTTTTGGGTTTTATTGTGGATTTAATGATATGTGTGGTTGTTTGAGTTCAATTGAGTGAATAGGCAAATCTTTGTTTTTGTATATAGGTGTGATGTGGTTGGTATTAGCTTTTATGTAGTCACATGCACTTGTAGGTATGGGAAATTCTGCGAttgtttttttccccaattttgCAATTGTAAGAAATGATTATGCTTTTCCTCTTTCAATTGTTGCTTGAGCAGCTCCATTAGATTGTTGCTCACGGGTGTTGTAGATACCCTGTGTTGCTTAATGTTTTTACTGATAGCAATTAATTGAGCTCCTGAAAATCTATAGAAGATCTAGATTTTTATGCATTATGGCATTAGTTGGTTTCTCTATATGGATGGGGTTTACAGGTTTACTGAATTTGGTTCTGCAGATAGTTACTAATTCCTCTGTTTTGAGATTATCATAGTATTTGGCGATTGAGTTTCATTTTGATCTTAATTATTCAACATTTTATCGGGTGATCTGATGGGGGAATTCAAATTGTAGGAGGTTGGATGTAACCATGCCCAAAGTGTTGGGTACTCAACAGACGGATTTGCAACAACTCCCACCATGAGAAAGTTGCATCTCATATGGGTCACTGCTCGTATGCACATCGAAATCTACAAATATCCAGCTTGGTGGgtatttcttttccttatgattAGATATTAAGCTGcttttgaagggaaaaaaaatctaaaatattaaaatgttgGTGGTATAGGAGTGATGTTGTTGAAATTGAAACGTGGTGCCAAAGTGAAGGGAGAATTGGAACTAGACGTGATTGGATTCTTAAGGACTTTGCCACCAGTGAAGTTATTGGCAGAGCTACAAGGTGCATTTTGATCCTTTCCTTACTGTCAATGCAACTAATTAACTGGATTAATTGGACACATGTTTAATTACAGCATACTTAATTGGATTTTATCCATTTTACCTCTAGAATGAATCTTTAGTGTGTGATATATTAGGATTGTTCAAGTGCCAATTTTGAGTTGGTCAGGATGGCACTCCCTTGGTGCCCCGCAATAAATTTATCTGTTCACTCTAGAAGAAATTCCAACTTTGGGCAATCCTCTAATGTGTTGCATGACTTGGTTTAACTTAACACTTTTTCGGCCTTTCCTCTTTTCGATTCTAGAACCACGAGTTTTCTAATTTCTATAGCCAAAGGATTTATTATGCACAGTAAGTAATAATCACCTGCACCATGTGTGGTGTACGACGACGGTTGCGAAGTTTGACTTGGCCCTAGTAATTCTAAAGT
Proteins encoded in this window:
- the LOC120000227 gene encoding dolichol-phosphate mannose synthase subunit 3-like, with the translated sequence MKHVLKILTLLVAISAFWIGLLETSLIPRSNAWLLPIYFVVSLGCYGLLMVGIGLTRFPTCPHEALLLQQDIVEAKDFLMQKGVDVAST
- the LOC120000222 gene encoding uncharacterized protein LOC120000222, whose translation is MGALIESWCFCKGVGKSERMKAAIFTGKSPAMASICSPRSDSCGTGFLIHRNLLLTTHVNIPSVAAAESSEIRLQNGVAATLVPHRFFITSSVLDLTIVGLDSVDGESNAHCQQPHSLKICSKPNMDLGSIIYLLGYTVKRELIVGEGKVVIATDNLIKLSTDGIIWSPGSAGFDVHGNLAFMICDPMKLATSPNTKSSSTSSSSSLSMKKESPMQFGIPIPIICDWLNQHWEGSLDELSKPKLALIRLMSTGQRSDHSCASFTLRQVFKQTANNDGIPSSSNKILTARNELGPSSSAAANNIGEAANDPHVSHEQGIPTPEIYESPKLTAVPVRKKENVNSQLLDINFPPKVLKATVLSRSVKQLPSVSGENCVGELPLERPFQEEDQINDGELTGPAADAEIASTRSVNGAQSEVHSSCSPIKLSEMHNGYSSEGETTMYSAETAESRNYASPREEKSKQVGRSQSCVSYNRWEVVHRNPMARRDMLEQQRSFIHGRKMYSQGATSQRSNDYYSPTVSSIMKKRNNSEQPTRPQLPTRTRQQSAVHSSPRWMF
- the LOC120000226 gene encoding oleoyl-acyl carrier protein thioesterase, chloroplastic-like, producing MLKVTCNLPNQFQSPSLCGFLGQGQCKMKSVWNVVLQSSPATRTRAQSVTSKAREDQLVCNSGRLADQVHWGSLEADGCSYKEKFIVRCYELGINRTATVKGIANLLQEVGCNHIKSLGFSTDGFATTSSMRKLHLIWVITHMNIEIYKYPAWSDVVEIETRYQGEGRIGTRRDYILKDYSTAEIIGRVTSK
- the LOC120000224 gene encoding FHA domain-containing protein FHA2-like isoform X1; its protein translation is MGTTGVDVEAGFAKLQGEDFEYYMQTYSIILGRNSKKSTVDVDLASLGGGMNISRHHARIFYDFTRRRFALEVLGKNGCLVEGVLHLPGNTPVKLDSQDLLQIGDKEFYFLLPVRSILGGHVGPRHYVAGTKAGPVVPHYNYHSGTETGRMMGAVAGVKKGSGRELYDEYEDEEDVGSSSKKLRREGYEGYGYGTAASGGSGGKAGLSGSLEKKLEGRSRIERESESQQLLLLEEKDVVSSVAIVLSDLCGPGEWMPMEKLHTELVEQYGAVWHHSRVRRYLTSEDWSGPESKGKPWYGLLMLLRKYPEHFVINTRSKGRVTLEFVSLVSLLS
- the LOC120000224 gene encoding FHA domain-containing protein FHA2-like isoform X2, with the translated sequence MGTTGVDVEAGFAKLQGEDFEYYMQTYSIILGRNSKKSTVDVDLASLGGGMNISRHHARIFYDFTRRRFALEVLGKNGCLVEGVLHLPGNTPVKLDSQDLLQIGDKEFYFLLPVRSILGGHVGPRHYVAGTKAGPVVPHYNYHSGTETGRMMGAVAGVKKGSGRELYDEYEDEEDVGSSSKKLRREGYEGYGYGTAASGGSGEKKLEGRSRIERESESQQLLLLEEKDVVSSVAIVLSDLCGPGEWMPMEKLHTELVEQYGAVWHHSRVRRYLTSEDWSGPESKGKPWYGLLMLLRKYPEHFVINTRSKGRVTLEFVSLVSLLS